The DNA region CTCACACCTCTTTTACTTTGTAGCTCTGCCTGCTGCTCAGCCGTTGGTTCCCAGTCACACGGTACACACACAATGTCTTCTTCAGACAAGCTAGAACATGAAAAAGCATAGGGAATTGAAAAACTGATGATAAATGACTTTGACAACTGTAATTTACAGATTATAAGCATCTCAGAAAGCCTCCAAAGGCTGTAATCTATAGACTTTCATAATGTCAGGCTTAGCGTATCCAGGATTCACAGCAATAACAGTCAGTAATGGTGAAAGTGCAAACATTACAATCCATCTCACCTCTGCCAAGCTGGGTTAGAGCCTCCGGTTGTGTCACCATTGCTGTGTGAATCAGTGTTATCTATATGAGACAGACACAATAcacaatattaaattaaatgaatgtgCATGCAGTCCtgtaatacagttgaagtcaaaagtttacccacctggcagaatctgcaaaatgttattttaccaatttaagaggggtcatacaaaatgcatgttattttttatttagtactgacctgaagaagatatttcacattcgctgttcttcagaaaaatctgtcacgtcccacagattctttggtttttcggcatttttgtacttgaaccctttccaacaatgactgtatgattttgaaatccatcttttcacactgaggacaactgagggactcatatgcaactattgcagaaggttcaaacgctcactgatgcttcagtagGAAACAATgcatgaatttgaagatcagggtaaatttaattttgtcttcttggaaacatgtaagtatctgctttagcttctgaatggcagtactaaaagaaaaaaaaaagagatatttaggcaaaataagaaaaatatacacatcctaatttcgttcaaaagttttcacccccagctcttaatggatcatttttccttctgaagaatcagtgagcgtttggaccttctgtaatagttgcatatgagtccctcagttgtcttcagtgtgagaagattgATCttaaaaatcataaagtcattgttggaaatggttcaaatacacacagttttggatcattcaggtaacagcaacGTATTAAAttcaacttttgaacagggtaatttttataaattcaactattattttcaactATTATTGTGGACTCTATGTTGATGTCTTTTAtctgaaatgtcttattcaggtcagtactaaataataaaataatatccaCTTTGTATGAGTTTtcaccccaggctcttaatgcattgtgttttcttctgaagcatcggtgagtgtttgatttttctgtaatagttgcatatgagtccctcagttgtcctcagtgtgaaaagatggatctcaaaagcatacagtcattgttggaaagggttcaaatacacaaaaatgctgaaaaaccaaagaatctgaaggatttttctgaagaagagcgaGCAGTTCAGGACATTAAAACTTTTTCtccttttctcttgtggactgtatgtaaacatattttatgtgaaatgtcttactcaggtcagtactaaataataaataacatccattttgtatgatccctcttgttttggtaaaataattaacatttgcagattctgcaaggtgtatgtaaacttttgacttcaactgtagatggAAGTTATAATCATAATCATAGTGGGCATAATATGTGAAGCGTCTTCTACAAAATATTACATACTAAAAAGCAGTACTCAGTTACAATCTTACAGGTTAATTTCTGAATTCGTGAAGACTCCTCCTCTAGTGCTTCTCTTCTCTGACTCGTCAGCGCCTCAGCCTGGTCAATATAGAGACTGTGCATTTCCAGCTCAACAGAGTTTATTAAAGCCATCTGAAAAATAAAGCATACCACCAATACTTTATAAACTGTATATAGTTACATTGTGTACATGGTTAATTTAGTGAAGATTAACCTTCTCAGACAGGCATTCCAGTAGATTCCGTGAGAATATATTCATGGTACGGTAGAACCGGAGCTGCTCATCTGCGGTATGGTTTTCAAGGCTCTCCAGTGTGCTCTTAGCCATTTCCATATCCAGCTGCATCCTTCTTAATTCTGCCTCCCGTGCCCTGTGCACCTCCCTCAGTGAATCTAATCTGgagcaaaacatttatttatttgtttaaaatacaTGTGGGCCAAGTCGACAGTTGACGTCTTAAACATCTTGAAAaatgtataatatccaaggtacacatttctagtaattgtgcagttaatttttctactgtattttcatgaagttttggaatatttgtcctctccccaaatttgtcactactgaaacacagtaatatataatttattaagaagggttatattgacccattaagattttgcttacatcttatGTGTAAATAtagttttttctattttattaaacagtttgcagagataaatcaataacaattacaattttaacaatatttcaaagattatttatgagatttgttgtattttgaatcaaatttttctttgtaaaagactAAAAGTTCACCATaatgatttcaaacttaaggatttatTACTTTGAACATACATtcaaccaaaaactatcataacatcttagttgataattcagtatactttatttctgacaaaacatttaatgtttcggtagtgacagtaatgttttggtagcgaccacatcacattacagaattttaaccacCCACATACTTAaatactactaaaacatactaaaatacaaaaaaaaaatttgcataactgtactaaaatagtgtttatttcccccaaataaagaaCTATGTGTTTCCttgtgtcactactgaaacaatgttGACATAGTTAAAATCAGTTTCAGCTAATGGACTAAAAAAATACACCGTATCGGTAGTGACATAAAAATGCGGGACACACTTTTTTtctacataaagtttcataatttacaaagaaaatataataatttttttgctgaactttattattattattatatatatatatatataaatattttttttaaacaacaatagaataaaaagcaaaaaaaaaaaatcgtaagtTGAAATTTAGAAGCGTTATATAATAacgcttactgatattttaaatattattgtttcaatagataataaaaagatcttagtaaacatctatgattttaatatttaaattctatttaaatgtgtttttaaatttttaactttttttgtaacactgttaatgtatttattgtcagttttgatcaattgaatgcatccttgttgagTTAAAGGTATGATAATAAATAATAcgtaaaataataatatgataGTTTATAttaccaaaaaaagagaaaacaaatGCATTCCTGCAGCTTACTTGGTAATGATTCTCTTCTTAATGACATCAATACTGACTGCTGGAAGTGTTTCAGGGATGTCCATTTTCTTCTGTCGGGCTGGTCTAGGAGCTTGCAATTCCTTCTGAGAATACAAGGAAAGGTCCTTGAAACACTACGGGAGCAGTGTGTAATAAAAAGCAAGTTAAAGTTGTTATATAGACAATCAAAATGGCTTAAGAAGAGTAACTAAGCCTTTATGTCACAGTGGAGGGTCTCACTTGGTGTCTTTTCACTCCTTTTCCAATCTGCTGTTCTTCCCACATCTGCTGGTCTTCCTCCTCTTGGCTATCAGAAAAACTCTCATCACTATCACTTCCTACGGAACACAAACACAGAACATGTCATCTCTAGTACTGCTGCAGTGTTTTAATATACACAAGTACTGTAGCAGCACATGTTTCTTACCCATCTTCTCAGCCATTCGCTCTCTCAGAGTCTTGGGTTTGGGTGCAAACTCGATTCTGCGCTCATGATCGTCCAGCTCACCATCACTGTTTTGTTCTCCATCGCTCAGATCTTCTTCCTGTAGGCTTCCAGGAGTGCGCGGTGAATCCAGCGAGATGTAATCGTGCTGGGCTCTGGCTTGTCTCCTTTTCTCTTTGGCAGCATGAATCCTTCTAGCATCAGGAATGATGACTGCAGCATTGGACACACAACATGACATGAGTTTTAGTatgtaaataatgacaatttacaTACTGAGGTGAACGCTTTAACACTTAGGTGGTTTCTGGTCATTTTTAaggaagccagtttctgccactgaatttaaaaaaaaagtaattgggactttttctctcacaattctgacttttttttttttttggccaaaattgcgtaatacaaactcacaattctgacttttttctcagaattgtgagacgcaaactcgcaaatgcaagttataaagtcagaattgtgaaacaaacacaattctgacttttttcttcttaAAATTGAGATGTAAACCCGCAAATGCAAATTATAAAAGTCAAAACTgcgagatatatactcacaattctgacttttctcagaattgcaagtttatataacttaaatgtcttttttttcagaattacaagtctgactttataacacttaACTgaaagttaagtcagaattgtgagatataaacttgcaattctgaggataTATTAAAGCGATggtatgcactccgaagcccatctaaataccccatccgaagttttgtttaccttagtcgaacatttatggagatcgccgagcttgtcgaatggcttgctactgcCGTACGTGGTATatctgatgtatctcgtaaattgcaccactcaacgtgcacgtaatcttaccaaacttctacagtagtgtaaatagggtatgtactcacaaaacgctgcattggaaaatttgtaagtccaccgtgagtgtattaaaaacaactgttacccgatccctactagtctcaaaaatccTAAATGGCGACACGTTGACGTCAcctccctggtttgggaaaagcatgtaaaagtccacctactactgtgtgcatgtcaactccCTGTCAGAAAGCGATGCATCTAACGACGAATGCGATATTTTGTTGATAaaacaatttcacaaaaaaaattgtgtgaaACTAAGTTGTTAAtacttcaggaaaaaaaaaaattggatattCTAAACCAGGTGATGTCGCGAGACACCGCCCACAtcacaagttgacatgcacacagacgtagtaggtggacttttacgtgctttccCCAAACAAGGTCagtttcaagatataaactcaaaattgcaagaaaaaaagtcagaattgcgagtttatatcacagttcagagaaaaaaagtctggaTTGTGAGAGAAAACGTATtagctgcaagatataaactcaaaattgcaaaaaaataagtcagaattgtgagattcaaactcgcatttgcaagaaaaaagtcacgcaattctgagaaaaagtcatacatttttttttttttttattcagtgatggaaCCAGGTTCTGAAATTTATACTtaggaaaaaaaactgaagttgtcaactgtgagtttttaatcatgcaattctgagaaaaaggtcagttgcaagatataaacttgaaatttcaaggaaaaaagttgaaattgcgagaaactcgcatttgcaagaaaaaagttagaattgcaagtttatatctcgcgtttatatcttgcaattgcgagaaaaaggtcagttgccagatataaactcgaaattgcgaggaaaaaagtcagaatggcgagtttatatcttgcaattgtgagtttatatccttcaattctgagaataaaagtcagttCAGTTGTAAgatgtaaattcgcaattgcgagaaaaaggtcaTTTTAGAAGAATCTAATGTTCTGAAATGTATACTTAGGAGAAACTAAAGTTGGTGACTTTTGTGACATTTGCTATTTAAACACTGAAAATTGATTAGACATGGCTAAATGGTCTTAAAAAAAGATCAGCAAAGGAAATAAATTGGAAtatgaaatttatttttttatggaaaTAAATGGCACATAATTATTAAAGATGAATGTGGTCTAATGGCATGAATTCccctaaaaatacaaaatattaaagaaaacatatatattattcaaataaaatagtaaatattGAAACTAAAAAGTGAGGGAACTGACCTCTTTGTGGTTTTGAAGAACCAGATGAACTTGACATGGTAGAAGAGCTCCCATCATCGCTGTCAGGAGGAATGTCTTCAACCGAGGAATCAGAATCACTGTCAGACTGCACACTGACATCCTTATTACTCTTCTTAACTGGGAAAacgaaatgttatttttaataacgGTCAATGACAGATGAACAGCATGACTCTGCAGAACTAACGTTAGTTGCTGTAAAACAACAGACACACCTTGAGTGCTTGCTAGCGGTGCAGGAGAGCCTTCTTTTTTCCGAGCTTGGAACACAACTTCTCTATTAACTGAACGTTTCACTGTAAAACTGTCGTTGGTGGCTGTAAGAGTCCAGTTTCTTCGTTAAAACCAATCTTTTTAGTGTTTACGTGAGGATATAATTAAATACTCACCGTCTTTTTCATCAAGAAAGCTGAGTGTATTGCTTTTTGTCTGCTGTTTTGTATCTTTGGACTGAAGTGCAGTGACTGAGGGCTCCTCAGCATCACTGGAGTCACTTTCTCGAGCCTTTGAACCACTTGAAATCTCTCCTCGCGGCAAATCCGCGTTTGAATCGGCTTTCTCCGTTTTCTTTTCGGCATCACCACCGCCGAGCTTTTCATTCTCATCATCACTGGATTCGTTTTTCCTTTGCCTGAAATTTCTGCGTGGCTttttattaaacatgtttaatcgTGAACGTGAAATCAACGACTCGCACTGACGTATTTTGTACTTCCTGGTCGAggtttaaaaacatttcataataaaggtcctGCGCCAAAGTGTTTGTAGTTGTATATCCAAACGGAATTTTAtcgattttaaaaatgaaataaattaattaagactgtttatatatatatgtttgtttgtgtgtgtgtgtgtgtgtgtgtgtgtgtgtgtgtgtgtgtgtgtgtgtgtgtgtgtgtgtgtgtgtgtgtgtgtgtgtgtgtgtgtgtgtgtgtgtgtgtgtgtacctggtattcatcacgttgtggggaccaaatgtccccacaaggatagtaataccagtaatttttgaccttgtggggacatttcttagttccccatgaggaaacaggcttataaatcatgcacaatgagtttttttgaggaagtaaaagtgtgcacaatctcctgtgagggctaggtttaggtgtagggtaggtgtagggccatagaaaatacggtttgtacagtataaaaaccattacgcctatggaatgtccccataaaacatgtaaacccaacatgtgtgtgtgtgtgtgtgtgtgtgtgtcgccctttttacatttttattttgttttaatgtaaGCTTCTGCACAACTCAAACCATAAATCATATCTTTAGTGTTTGCTTCCCTATTTATTTGGAATAATACAGATCGTAGAAAATCTGTAAATTACTCTCACAACCAACTGAGGGTGCTAAAGCgtgttgcaaaatgttaattgtttgagcaaaataagagggatcatgcaaaatgctattttttatttagtactgacctaaataagatatttcacataaaagatgtttacatatagtctacgagagaaaataatagttgaacttataaaaatgaccctgttcaaaagtttacatacacttgattcataatactgtgttgttacctgaatgatccacattgttttttttagtgatggtCATGGTTGTTcacagaggtgggtagtaacgaattacatttacttcgttacatttacttgagtaaatttttggggtaacgttaactagtacttttagagtatataggtacttttactcttactcaagtacatttatagtgaaaaaaattacttttacttcgctacatttgatggcgttcctccgttactgtcctcagaaacgtgtcgttggaattttcatttcatgcctgataaaacctcgttaaggggccgttcacatgaagcgtcttttgcgcgcgcaagttcgttatttcaaatggagacgcgcggcttgcccgcgcatattggaagcgacgcggtgcgacgcgctcgttttttccaggcgcgtccgcgccgcatcgatttaaaaacatctcaacttttcagaatgtcgcaagcgcaccgcaggtcatgtgacatgaacaaaccaatcagcttcctcacgtttttccgttacattgaaacctcagcagaaacatggaggagcagctcatcattgtggtccagggatttcctgaactttatgatttgtcaagcccccattattttgacgctaatagaagaaacaatgcatggagacgcataggcttggagctagagcgcagctgatggctgcttagaaacggcagacgcttccggagcgcaagcgccggagcgctttgttgataaggaagaaagcggcgcgcctagcgttttccacgcgtttttaggcacgacatgtgaacggcccctaatgctgctttgtgtacagctgttactatggaaaccgtaatatttcagcgctcctaaagcgccccctcgtgacagagaattaattttccaatacatttttttcagctgtttatggtcaaatgattgcaattatcgacccatgtttttatgaagcaaacacagagttgtaaatgtaaaaatttaaggtaccttctaaaaatctaaacaagtatagtaatatttatgttttaaataaatataataaattatatactcaatttatcttTTAATGATATAAAGGATGAAAttccatagtgtaacatattttgtttttgtgtgaaactgtatctgaattttaaatcatgccattttatggcttaatattctactttacattgtccaatcccattactgtttattttacttttgcagatcttaaaaatggttatgaattgctttaaattaatattttaaaattctgcagatacactaaatgaaataaatataatgaaataaaattacttccttgatatttgtttatatttgtgtattaaaaacatttttgattagactcctatctgattttttgtatttaatataatttatatatatatataaagaccttacttcagcctatgttttcaaggagaggtgtgtggaagctttccaaacagtttgaaattcagggttttcacttcatatcaatcatatcagaagtaactagtaactaactacttgagtactttttccatcggatacttttttactcttactcaagtaactattaagattgttacttttactcttacttgagtaaatatttccataagtacttgtacttttacttgagtacagattttgggtactctacccacctctggttgttcatgagtcccttgtttgttaaactgcccgctgctctttggaaaagtccttcaggtcccacagatactttggtttttcagcatttttgtgtatttgaaccctttccaacaatcactgtatgattttcagatatTTTCACAGTGAGGaaaaatgagggactcatatgcaactattacagaaggttcaaacactcactgatgcatcagaaggaaaaattatgcattttaaacaggatgaaatgtgtacatttttcttattttgcctaaatatctttttttcttcatttagtactgcccttcagaagctacagaagatacttacatgttccccagaagaaaaaataagttaaatttacccttgatcttcaaattccaaaagttcccCTTTGACTGTCTAggatgagtttgaaaaagtaggtttctctaattattaaaaatagcaattttttttttaccttattcattttaaaggaacactccactttttttggaaataggctcattctccaactccccccgagttaataagttgagttttaccgttttgaaatccattcagccgttctcctgttctggcgatatcacttttagcatagcttagcataaatcattgaatcctatgagaccaatagcatcgtgttcaaaaatgaccaacgagtttcgatatttgtcctctttaaaacttgactcttctgtagttatatcgtgtactaataccggcggaaaatgtaaagctgtgattttctaggccgataagattaggaactactctCCCGTTCttgcgtaatagtcaaggaagtttgctgccgtaatatggccgaagcaggcgcagtagtATCACGCAGCACGTGTGCAAATCATaggtgcaaatgctaacctagctgggaactaatttcaggcgctgcgtgatattactgcgcctgcttcggccatgttacggcagcaaacttccttgactattacgccggaatggaagtgtagttcctaatcttatcggccagtggtggcgctacagagtttgagttagagactccaaactttcTATGTTTAATGttaagactgtcctctatctgtgttcCAACTTTATATGCTATATGGGCTGCCATGGACTTCTAGAGCAGAGTTAGAAGTAGAATAATAAGAACGACAATGAATGCAATTGGTGTCTAAGCACCTTCGATGCTTGGCCCCTAATGAGTAACCAATATAACACGTGCATGACAATCCTGTCCAATTTCAATTCTTGAACAATCCAAGCTGAGTGTAAATGATGTTACTTTCAAATGTTCAAGTTTGGAGGATTGAGCTTAACACAGACCAACATACAAAGACA from Garra rufa chromosome 21, GarRuf1.0, whole genome shotgun sequence includes:
- the LOC141295406 gene encoding intron Large complex component GCFC2-like, whose translation is MFNKKPRRNFRQRKNESSDDENEKLGGGDAEKKTEKADSNADLPRGEISSGSKARESDSSDAEEPSVTALQSKDTKQQTKSNTLSFLDEKDATNDSFTVKRSVNREVVFQARKKEGSPAPLASTQVKKSNKDVSVQSDSDSDSSVEDIPPDSDDGSSSTMSSSSGSSKPQRVIIPDARRIHAAKEKRRQARAQHDYISLDSPRTPGSLQEEDLSDGEQNSDGELDDHERRIEFAPKPKTLRERMAEKMGSDSDESFSDSQEEEDQQMWEEQQIGKGVKRHQKELQAPRPARQKKMDIPETLPAVSIDVIKKRIITKLDSLREVHRAREAELRRMQLDMEMAKSTLESLENHTADEQLRFYRTMNIFSRNLLECLSEKMALINSVELEMHSLYIDQAEALTSQRREALEEESSRIQKLTYNTDSHSNGDTTGGSNPAWQSLSEEDIVCVPCDWEPTAEQQAELQSKRDDLLKKAKEVFADVQADFWDVKKILSRFDEWRVSFQDTYSNAYINLCIPKLLAPLIRHQLIGWNPLQAGEDFEALPWYSEVEKFCHGQGYEESENMDKTTLPTIIEKTILSKVQGFVELVWDPLSAQQSETLTTLCKRIQDDYSVFEGEQSKPVKAFVEAVIQRLRSAVDNDVFVPLYPKKFLEDKQSPQFQFQNKQFWSAVKLLGNMALWDGLIPEHILKELMLEKLLSRYLMITVLNESDPKHSIQKCKKIADCFPKSWFIDVNAGSSLPQLQNFSKHLLQIAHALFKDNSDSSSIRTLLSDVLFALKNIKAHDSIRTITDKYHCADLLKALQ